One region of Mycobacterium riyadhense genomic DNA includes:
- a CDS encoding L,D-transpeptidase, which yields MAGEWAFRPVSLSLVSTSSTPQNQGPISRRLALTALGVGVLAPNVLAACAGKVIKQSEKKAPPSPRLTFQPNDAAEDVVPVAPISVEVGDGWFQRVALTNSAGKVVAGAYNQDRTVYTITEPLGYDTTYNWAGSAVGHDGKAIPVAGKFTTVTPTKKIDGGFQLADGQTVGIAAPIIIQFDSPISDKAAVERALTVTTNPPVEGSWAWLPDEAKGARVHYRPREYYPAGTTVNVDAKLYGLPFGDGAYGLQDMSLSIQIGRRQVVKAEVSSHRIQVVTDAGVIMDFPCSYGEADKARNVTRNGIHVVTEKYADFYMSNPAAGYSNVHERWAVRISNNGEFIHANPMSAGAQGNSNVTNGCINLSTENAAEYFQTAIYGDPVEVTGSSIQLSYSDGDIWDWAVDWDTWVSMSALPRPTRTPGTQIPVTAPATPSTAPTLSGTPTTTSGPGG from the coding sequence GTGGCGGGGGAGTGGGCGTTTCGCCCGGTATCTTTGAGTCTCGTGAGCACATCCAGCACCCCCCAAAACCAGGGGCCGATCAGCCGGCGCCTGGCTTTGACGGCCCTTGGGGTCGGCGTGCTTGCACCCAACGTGCTGGCCGCTTGCGCCGGCAAGGTCATCAAACAGTCCGAGAAAAAGGCGCCCCCGTCGCCCCGCCTGACGTTCCAGCCCAACGATGCCGCCGAGGATGTGGTGCCGGTCGCGCCGATCAGCGTCGAAGTGGGCGACGGGTGGTTTCAGCGGGTTGCGCTGACGAACTCGGCGGGCAAGGTCGTCGCCGGCGCATACAACCAGGATCGGACCGTCTACACGATCACCGAGCCGCTGGGCTATGACACGACGTACAACTGGGCCGGTTCGGCCGTCGGCCACGACGGTAAGGCCATTCCGGTGGCGGGCAAGTTCACCACCGTGACGCCCACGAAGAAGATCGATGGCGGTTTCCAGCTGGCCGACGGTCAGACCGTGGGGATCGCGGCGCCGATCATCATCCAATTCGATTCACCAATTAGCGACAAGGCCGCCGTCGAGCGGGCGCTCACCGTCACCACCAACCCGCCTGTCGAGGGCAGCTGGGCCTGGCTGCCCGACGAGGCTAAGGGCGCGCGCGTCCATTACCGTCCCCGCGAGTATTACCCGGCGGGTACCACCGTCAACGTCGACGCCAAGTTGTACGGGCTGCCGTTCGGCGACGGCGCGTACGGCCTGCAGGACATGTCGTTGAGCATCCAGATCGGTCGACGGCAGGTGGTCAAGGCCGAGGTCTCGTCGCACCGGATCCAGGTCGTCACCGACGCCGGCGTCATCATGGACTTCCCGTGCAGCTACGGCGAGGCCGACAAGGCGCGCAATGTCACCCGCAACGGCATCCACGTGGTCACCGAGAAGTACGCCGACTTCTACATGTCCAACCCGGCCGCCGGCTACAGCAACGTGCACGAACGATGGGCGGTGCGGATCTCCAACAACGGCGAGTTCATCCACGCCAACCCGATGAGCGCCGGCGCTCAGGGCAATAGCAACGTCACCAACGGCTGCATCAACCTGTCGACGGAGAACGCCGCGGAGTACTTCCAAACCGCCATCTACGGAGACCCCGTCGAGGTGACGGGCAGCTCGATCCAGCTGTCCTACTCCGACGGCGACATCTGGGACTGGGCCGTGGACTGGGACACCTGGGTGTCGATGTCGGCGCTGCCGCGGCCCACCCGCACTCCGGGGACCCAGATCCCCGTCACCGCGCCGGCCACACCATCGACGGCGCCCACCTTGTCGGGCACGCCCACCACTACCTCAGGTCCGGGTGGTTAG
- a CDS encoding TetR/AcrR family transcriptional regulator, which translates to MAERIPAVTVKTDGRKRRWHQHKVERRNELVDGTIVAIRRHGRFLSMDEIAAEIGVSKTVLYRYFVDKNDLTTAVMMRFTQTTLIPNMAAALMSDLDGFDLAREIIRVYVDTVADEPEPYRFVMANSSASKSKVIADSERIIARMLAVMMRRRMQQAGMDTGGAEPWAYLIVGGVQLATHSWMSDPRMSRDELIDYLTMLSWNALCGIVEVGGSLEKFREQPHPSPIVPPRDLAGPV; encoded by the coding sequence GTGGCGGAGCGTATCCCGGCCGTGACAGTGAAGACGGATGGGCGCAAACGGCGCTGGCATCAGCACAAAGTCGAGCGGCGCAATGAGTTAGTGGATGGCACGATCGTGGCCATTCGCCGGCACGGCCGCTTCCTGAGCATGGACGAGATAGCCGCTGAGATCGGGGTCTCCAAGACGGTGCTCTACCGGTATTTCGTCGACAAGAACGACCTGACGACCGCTGTGATGATGCGCTTCACCCAGACCACGCTGATTCCCAATATGGCCGCGGCGCTGATGTCCGACCTGGACGGTTTCGACCTGGCCCGCGAAATAATCCGGGTGTATGTCGACACTGTGGCGGACGAACCCGAGCCGTATCGGTTCGTGATGGCCAACAGTTCGGCCAGCAAAAGCAAGGTGATCGCGGACTCCGAGCGGATCATCGCCCGCATGCTCGCGGTAATGATGCGCCGGCGCATGCAGCAGGCCGGGATGGACACCGGAGGGGCCGAGCCGTGGGCCTACCTGATTGTCGGCGGAGTGCAGCTGGCGACCCACTCGTGGATGTCGGACCCGCGGATGAGCCGCGACGAGCTGATCGACTACCTGACCATGCTCAGTTGGAATGCACTGTGCGGGATCGTCGAGGTCGGCGGATCGCTGGAGAAGTTCCGGGAGCAACCGCATCCCTCGCCGATCGTGCCGCCGCGGGATCTTGCCGGACCGGTCTAG
- a CDS encoding helix-turn-helix domain-containing protein, which produces MPPEEKLGAKVSHKASDIGSFIRSQRETAQVSMRQLAERSGVSNPYLSQVERGLRKPSADVLAQIAKALRVSAEVLYVRAGILEPSESSQVRDAIITDTAITERQKQVLLDIYASFSQQNETQQNETQQNETQRNEANREECPSDPASND; this is translated from the coding sequence ATGCCACCGGAGGAGAAGCTGGGCGCCAAGGTGTCCCACAAAGCCTCCGACATCGGCAGCTTCATCAGGTCGCAGCGCGAGACGGCCCAGGTTTCGATGCGCCAACTCGCCGAGCGGTCCGGGGTCAGCAACCCGTACCTAAGCCAGGTCGAGCGGGGACTGCGCAAGCCGTCCGCCGACGTCCTAGCCCAGATCGCCAAGGCGCTGCGAGTTTCCGCCGAGGTCCTCTATGTGCGGGCCGGGATTCTCGAGCCCAGCGAGTCCAGTCAGGTGCGCGACGCGATCATCACCGATACGGCGATCACCGAGCGTCAGAAGCAGGTTCTGCTGGACATTTATGCGTCATTTAGCCAACAAAACGAAACCCAACAAAACGAAACCCAACAGAACGAGACCCAACGGAACGAAGCGAACCGCGAGGAGTGTCCGAGCGATCCGGCATCGAACGATTGA
- the hbhA gene encoding heparin-binding hemagglutinin HbhA has product MAENSNIEDLKAPLLAALGAADLALATVNDLIANLRERAEETRSDTRTRVEESRARLTTLREDLPEQITELRERFTADELRKAAEGYLEAATTRYNELVERGEAALERLRSQPGFEDASARAEGYVDQAVELTQEALGTVASQTRAVGERAAKLVGIELPKKAQAKKAPAKKAAPAKKAAPAKKAPAKKAAAKKVTQK; this is encoded by the coding sequence ATGGCCGAAAATTCGAACATAGAGGACCTGAAGGCTCCGTTGCTTGCTGCGCTGGGCGCCGCCGATTTGGCCCTGGCCACCGTCAACGACCTGATCGCCAACCTGCGTGAGCGCGCCGAGGAGACCCGCTCGGACACCCGTACCCGCGTTGAGGAGAGCCGTGCTCGCCTGACCACGCTGCGTGAGGACCTGCCCGAGCAGATCACCGAGTTGCGCGAGCGCTTCACCGCCGACGAGCTGCGCAAGGCCGCGGAGGGTTACCTTGAGGCCGCCACCACCCGGTACAACGAGCTGGTCGAGCGCGGCGAGGCCGCTCTGGAGCGGCTGCGCAGCCAGCCGGGCTTCGAGGACGCGTCGGCGCGCGCCGAGGGCTATGTGGACCAGGCTGTCGAGCTGACCCAGGAGGCCCTGGGGACGGTCGCCTCGCAAACCCGCGCCGTGGGTGAGCGTGCCGCCAAGCTGGTCGGCATCGAGCTGCCCAAGAAGGCCCAAGCCAAGAAGGCCCCGGCCAAGAAGGCTGCACCGGCAAAGAAGGCGGCCCCGGCCAAGAAGGCTCCCGCGAAGAAGGCAGCGGCCAAGAAGGTCACCCAGAAGTAG
- a CDS encoding DUF2516 family protein: MNHLVGTVMLVLQIAVLVTAVYAFVHAALQRPDAYTAADKLTKPVWLVILGVAVALTSILGFVFGVLGMVIAACAAGVYLVDVRPKLLEIQGKSR, encoded by the coding sequence GTGAACCACCTCGTGGGTACCGTCATGTTGGTCTTGCAGATCGCCGTCTTGGTGACGGCCGTGTACGCGTTTGTGCACGCGGCGCTGCAGCGGCCCGACGCCTATACCGCCGCCGACAAGCTGACCAAGCCGGTGTGGTTGGTGATCCTTGGCGTAGCGGTCGCGCTGACCTCCATCCTGGGCTTCGTTTTCGGCGTGCTCGGGATGGTTATTGCCGCCTGCGCGGCCGGCGTGTATCTGGTCGATGTGCGGCCTAAGCTTCTTGAAATTCAAGGTAAGTCGCGCTAA
- the deoC gene encoding deoxyribose-phosphate aldolase: protein MPSPPTREQLAALVDHTLLKPEATHADVAALVGEAVELGVYAVCVSPSMVPAAVQAGHPSGKVRVAAVAGFPSGKHLSAVKALEAAEAVASGAAEIDMVIDVGAALAGAFDAVRSDIEAVRAAAAGAVLKVIVESAVLLAQANAQTLTDVCRAAEDAGADFVKTSTGFHPAGGATLRAVALMTETVGGRLGVKASGGIRTAADAIAMLDAGATRLGLSGTRVVLDGLGPA, encoded by the coding sequence GTGCCCAGTCCACCTACGCGCGAGCAGCTGGCGGCATTGGTCGACCACACCCTGCTCAAACCCGAGGCAACCCACGCCGACGTGGCTGCCCTGGTTGGCGAGGCCGTCGAGCTGGGGGTCTATGCGGTGTGCGTGTCGCCGTCGATGGTGCCGGCCGCGGTCCAAGCCGGCCACCCAAGCGGCAAGGTACGGGTCGCGGCGGTCGCGGGGTTCCCGTCGGGCAAGCATCTGTCCGCCGTCAAGGCTCTAGAGGCGGCCGAGGCGGTGGCGTCCGGTGCGGCTGAGATCGACATGGTCATCGACGTGGGTGCCGCGCTGGCCGGAGCCTTCGATGCCGTGCGCTCCGACATTGAGGCGGTGCGGGCGGCTGCGGCCGGCGCCGTGCTCAAGGTGATCGTGGAGTCGGCGGTGCTGCTTGCCCAGGCAAACGCGCAGACGCTGACCGACGTGTGTCGCGCCGCCGAGGACGCCGGCGCGGACTTCGTGAAGACCTCGACCGGGTTTCATCCCGCCGGCGGGGCAACGCTGCGTGCCGTCGCGTTGATGACCGAGACGGTTGGTGGGCGGCTGGGGGTCAAGGCCAGCGGTGGCATCCGCACGGCCGCCGATGCGATCGCGATGCTGGACGCTGGCGCCACCAGGCTGGGCCTGTCCGGCACTCGAGTTGTCCTCGACGGACTCGGGCCGGCCTGA
- a CDS encoding DUF445 domain-containing protein yields MVAHRAFPAGGSPGPPPPRTRVSFAESFAGADPEADAQRRTALRRMKVVALSFLVGATVVFLACRWAQAHGAAPLWVGYLGAAAEAGMVGALADWFAVTALFKHPLGIPIPHTAIIKRKKDQLGEGLGSFVRENFLSAEVVETKLRNAQVPSRLGKWLSEPVHAQRVASETATVLRVLVELLRDEDVQHVIDRMIVRRVAEPQWGPPAGRLLQTLLAENRQEALIQLLADRAFQWSLNAGVVIQRVVERDSPTWSPRFIDHLVGDRIHRELMDFTDKVRRNPNHELRRSATRFLFEFADDLQHDPATIARADAIKEQLMARDEIANAAATAWKTLKRLVLEGVDDPSSALRTRIADAVIRIGESLRDDAELRDKVENWMVRAAQQLVSQYGVEITAIITETIERWDAQEASRRIELHVGRDLQFIRINGTVVGALAGLVIYAVAQLLF; encoded by the coding sequence GTGGTGGCACATAGAGCCTTCCCCGCCGGCGGATCGCCGGGCCCACCGCCCCCGAGGACACGCGTGTCCTTCGCGGAGTCATTCGCCGGGGCCGATCCGGAGGCCGACGCGCAGCGGCGGACTGCGCTGCGCCGGATGAAAGTGGTCGCCCTGAGCTTCCTGGTCGGCGCCACGGTGGTGTTCCTCGCCTGCCGTTGGGCGCAGGCGCACGGCGCCGCGCCACTGTGGGTCGGCTACCTCGGCGCCGCCGCGGAGGCCGGCATGGTGGGCGCCCTGGCGGACTGGTTCGCCGTCACAGCTCTGTTCAAGCATCCGCTGGGCATCCCGATCCCGCACACCGCCATCATCAAACGCAAGAAAGACCAGCTCGGCGAGGGCTTGGGCAGCTTTGTGCGAGAGAACTTCCTATCCGCGGAGGTTGTGGAGACCAAGCTGCGTAATGCGCAGGTGCCGAGCCGCCTGGGCAAGTGGTTGTCCGAACCCGTGCATGCCCAGCGAGTGGCGAGCGAGACGGCCACGGTGTTGCGGGTGCTGGTCGAGCTACTGCGCGATGAGGACGTCCAGCACGTGATCGACCGGATGATCGTGCGCCGCGTCGCCGAACCGCAATGGGGTCCGCCGGCGGGCCGGCTGCTGCAGACGCTGCTGGCCGAGAACAGGCAGGAGGCTCTGATCCAGCTGCTGGCCGACCGGGCGTTTCAGTGGTCGCTGAACGCGGGCGTGGTCATCCAACGTGTGGTCGAGCGCGATTCGCCGACATGGTCGCCGCGATTCATCGACCACCTGGTCGGCGACCGCATCCACCGCGAATTGATGGACTTCACCGACAAGGTGCGCCGCAACCCCAACCACGAATTGCGCCGTTCGGCGACCCGGTTCCTGTTCGAATTCGCCGACGACCTGCAGCACGACCCGGCGACGATTGCGCGCGCCGACGCGATCAAAGAGCAACTGATGGCGCGCGACGAGATCGCCAACGCCGCCGCGACGGCGTGGAAGACGCTCAAACGGTTGGTGCTCGAGGGCGTCGACGATCCGTCCAGCGCGCTGCGCACCCGGATTGCCGACGCGGTGATCCGAATCGGGGAATCGCTGCGCGATGATGCCGAACTACGGGACAAGGTGGAGAACTGGATGGTGCGCGCCGCGCAGCAGCTGGTCTCGCAATATGGGGTGGAGATCACCGCGATCATCACCGAGACGATCGAGCGTTGGGACGCCCAGGAAGCCAGTCGGCGCATCGAACTGCACGTCGGTCGTGACTTGCAGTTCATTCGGATCAACGGGACCGTGGTAGGGGCGCTGGCAGGTCTGGTGATCTACGCCGTCGCGCAGCTGTTGTTCTGA
- a CDS encoding carbon-nitrogen hydrolase family protein has translation MRIALAQILSGTDPAENLRLVREYAERAADAGAALVVFPEATMCRFGVPLLPIAEPVDGPWADGVRRIATDAEITVIAGMFAPAGDGRVTNTLIAAGPGTPNQPDAHYHKIHLYDAFGFTESRTVAPGHDPVVVSVDDVAVGLTVCYDIRFPALYTELADRGAQLIVICASWGSGPGKLEQWRLLARARALDSMSYVAAVGQADPGAALSTAGAPTGVGGSLLASPLGEVVASAGAHPQLVVGEIDVDSVTAARDKIAVLRNRSSFAQLDRAESRG, from the coding sequence ATGCGGATCGCACTGGCGCAAATCCTCAGCGGCACCGACCCTGCCGAGAATCTGCGGTTGGTGCGCGAGTACGCCGAGCGGGCCGCCGACGCGGGCGCGGCGTTGGTGGTGTTCCCGGAGGCAACCATGTGTCGGTTCGGGGTTCCGCTACTACCGATCGCCGAACCCGTCGACGGGCCCTGGGCAGACGGTGTCCGCCGGATCGCAACCGACGCGGAAATCACCGTGATCGCCGGCATGTTCGCTCCTGCCGGCGACGGACGGGTGACAAACACTCTGATCGCGGCCGGACCGGGCACACCCAATCAACCGGACGCCCACTATCACAAGATTCACCTCTACGACGCGTTCGGGTTCACCGAGTCGCGCACCGTGGCGCCGGGGCACGATCCGGTGGTGGTGTCGGTCGATGACGTCGCAGTGGGGTTGACCGTCTGCTACGACATTCGGTTTCCAGCGCTCTATACGGAGTTGGCCGATCGGGGCGCCCAGTTGATCGTCATCTGCGCGTCCTGGGGCTCGGGTCCCGGCAAGCTCGAGCAATGGAGGTTGCTGGCTCGGGCGCGGGCACTGGACTCGATGAGCTACGTCGCCGCAGTCGGCCAAGCGGACCCCGGTGCGGCGTTGTCCACTGCCGGGGCACCAACCGGAGTCGGCGGCAGCCTGTTGGCCTCGCCGCTCGGCGAGGTGGTCGCGTCGGCCGGAGCCCACCCACAACTGGTGGTCGGCGAGATCGACGTCGACAGCGTCACTGCGGCCCGTGACAAGATCGCCGTGCTGCGCAACCGCTCAAGCTTTGCTCAGCTTGATAGGGCAGAATCGCGGGGGTGA
- a CDS encoding DUF2993 domain-containing protein, translated as MTNPQGPPSDPSAWARPGSQGPLGRPPAPGTPTGGRLHQGAPEASRGQEAATAASQVPQETQPLTAANADAQRPGNPAAASRSANRTTPLAAPTQEPEPGKTKRRRRRDPLSVVLVLIIVFSLVLAGLIGAELYVRNQANSKVAAAVACEVKDQATASFGVAPLVLWQVATRHYTNISVETAGNQIRDAKGMKLRLTIQNVQLKDAADSKGTLGALDATITWSSDGIKQSVQNAIPILGEFVTNSVTTHPSDGTIELKGMLNDIVAKPVVSGKGIELQIVTFNTLGFSLPKESVQSTLNEFTGNLTKNYPMGIHADSVQVTSTGVVSHFSTRNATIPSGGQNPCFANL; from the coding sequence GTGACGAATCCACAAGGACCACCGAGCGATCCGTCGGCGTGGGCGCGTCCGGGCAGTCAAGGCCCTCTCGGTCGACCTCCGGCGCCGGGCACTCCCACCGGCGGAAGGCTGCATCAGGGCGCGCCCGAAGCTAGCCGTGGCCAGGAAGCTGCGACCGCGGCTAGCCAGGTGCCGCAAGAAACCCAGCCCTTGACCGCAGCCAATGCCGACGCTCAGCGACCCGGAAACCCAGCCGCAGCCAGCCGATCCGCGAACCGAACGACACCGCTCGCCGCACCGACGCAAGAACCGGAACCCGGAAAAACCAAACGACGCCGGCGTCGCGACCCACTGTCGGTCGTTCTGGTTCTCATCATCGTGTTCTCGCTTGTTCTCGCCGGGCTGATCGGCGCCGAGCTCTACGTTCGCAACCAAGCCAACAGCAAGGTCGCCGCAGCGGTGGCATGCGAGGTCAAGGACCAAGCCACCGCGTCGTTCGGGGTGGCGCCGCTGGTGCTGTGGCAGGTTGCCACGCGCCACTACACCAACATCTCGGTGGAGACGGCGGGTAACCAGATCCGCGACGCCAAAGGCATGAAGCTGCGACTGACCATCCAAAACGTTCAGCTCAAAGACGCCGCCGACTCCAAGGGCACGCTCGGCGCGCTGGACGCCACCATCACTTGGTCATCCGACGGCATCAAGCAGTCGGTGCAAAACGCGATTCCAATTCTGGGCGAGTTCGTCACCAACAGCGTGACCACTCACCCCAGCGACGGCACGATCGAGTTGAAGGGCATGCTCAACGACATCGTCGCCAAGCCGGTGGTCTCCGGCAAGGGCATCGAGCTGCAGATCGTCACTTTCAACACGTTGGGCTTCTCGTTGCCGAAGGAGTCAGTGCAGTCGACGCTCAACGAGTTCACGGGCAACCTGACCAAGAACTATCCGATGGGGATCCACGCCGACAGCGTGCAGGTCACCTCGACCGGCGTGGTGAGCCACTTCTCCACCCGTAACGCCACCATCCCCAGCGGCGGCCAGAACCCCTGCTTCGCCAACCTCTAA
- a CDS encoding UDP-N-acetylmuramate dehydrogenase, producing the protein MRLPLRAVVGSLFAGAHVAESVPLAPLTTLRVGPVARRVITCASTDQVVAVLRQLDADARAEGSRRPLVFAGGSNLVIGDIGDLTVVRLLNDGITVDGNLVRAEAGAVWDDVVVRAIEHGLGGLECMSGIPGSAGATPVQNVGAYGAEVSDTITRVRLLDRSSGAVSWIPADRLRFGYRTSVLKQADGLSLPAVVLEVEFALDSSGRSAPLRYGELTVALGVSSGERADPQAVRAAVLALRAGKGMVLDAADHDTWSVGSFFTNPVVGPDVYQRLATDMDGPVPNYPAPNGVKLAAGWLVERAGFGKGYPHDENAPCRLSTKHALALTNRGTATAEDVMVLARTVRDGVRDVFGITLRPEPILVGCSL; encoded by the coding sequence GTGAGGCTACCGTTACGGGCCGTGGTCGGTTCGCTGTTTGCCGGTGCTCATGTCGCCGAGTCGGTGCCCCTGGCGCCGTTGACGACGCTGCGCGTCGGGCCCGTCGCACGGCGTGTAATCACGTGCGCCAGTACCGATCAGGTGGTCGCGGTGTTGCGGCAGCTCGACGCCGATGCCCGTGCCGAGGGCAGTCGCCGCCCGCTCGTGTTTGCTGGCGGTTCCAATCTGGTGATCGGCGATATTGGCGATCTGACCGTGGTCCGGTTGCTGAACGACGGCATCACTGTCGACGGCAACCTGGTCCGCGCCGAGGCGGGCGCGGTTTGGGACGACGTGGTGGTCCGGGCCATCGAGCACGGCCTGGGCGGGTTGGAATGTATGTCCGGAATCCCCGGATCGGCCGGGGCCACCCCGGTGCAGAACGTGGGGGCTTACGGCGCAGAGGTGTCCGACACCATCACCCGGGTGCGGCTGCTGGATCGCAGCAGCGGTGCGGTGAGCTGGATACCTGCCGACAGACTGCGCTTTGGTTACCGCACCAGTGTATTGAAGCAAGCTGACGGGCTTTCGCTGCCCGCTGTCGTCCTGGAAGTGGAGTTCGCGCTGGATTCGTCGGGCCGCAGCGCGCCATTGCGCTACGGCGAGTTGACGGTCGCGCTGGGCGTGTCCAGCGGCGAGCGCGCCGACCCGCAAGCGGTGCGGGCGGCGGTGCTGGCGTTGCGGGCGGGCAAGGGCATGGTGCTCGACGCGGCCGACCACGACACCTGGAGCGTGGGTTCGTTCTTCACCAACCCGGTGGTGGGCCCGGACGTCTACCAACGGCTGGCCACCGACATGGATGGGCCGGTACCGAACTATCCGGCACCCAATGGAGTCAAGCTGGCGGCCGGCTGGCTGGTGGAGCGGGCCGGCTTCGGCAAAGGGTATCCGCATGACGAAAATGCGCCGTGCCGACTGTCCACCAAGCACGCGCTGGCGTTGACAAACCGGGGCACCGCCACCGCCGAGGACGTCATGGTACTGGCGCGCACCGTCCGCGACGGGGTTCGTGATGTGTTTGGTATCACACTGAGACCCGAACCTATCCTGGTCGGCTGCAGTTTGTAG
- a CDS encoding DUF2505 domain-containing protein, with protein MPRSFDMSADFEGSVEEIHRAFHETDYWTARLAEVPADVASVELLRIGGESGTDGTIEVVTVQTVHSHNLPGLVTQLHRGDLCIRREEAWGPVNDGFTTLSVRASVERTPVNVWGTGVLSPVGESGGSRLSGQLTVQARIPLIGGKVEKLIGAQLRELVALEQRFTTKWIANNV; from the coding sequence ATGCCGCGTTCATTCGACATGTCGGCCGACTTCGAGGGCAGCGTCGAAGAAATCCACCGGGCTTTCCACGAGACGGACTACTGGACGGCCAGGCTGGCCGAAGTCCCGGCCGACGTCGCGTCCGTTGAGTTGCTGCGCATCGGTGGCGAGTCCGGAACCGACGGCACCATCGAGGTAGTCACCGTCCAGACGGTGCATAGCCATAACCTGCCCGGCCTGGTCACCCAGTTGCATCGCGGCGACCTGTGCATACGGCGGGAGGAGGCCTGGGGCCCGGTCAACGATGGGTTCACTACGTTGTCGGTTCGGGCATCGGTCGAACGAACTCCGGTGAACGTGTGGGGAACTGGCGTGCTGTCTCCCGTCGGCGAATCGGGAGGCTCCCGGCTGTCGGGGCAGCTCACCGTCCAGGCGCGGATCCCCCTTATCGGGGGCAAGGTGGAAAAGCTCATCGGCGCCCAATTGCGCGAGCTGGTGGCGCTCGAACAACGCTTCACCACGAAGTGGATCGCCAACAACGTCTGA
- a CDS encoding DUF2599 domain-containing protein → MKAVVAAPAAVVVALLAAAPAVGDPDAGVSSSTPSPPFIDHTEWTQWGGQNLTSLRVFPTPSGRVASRRPAITAAVDEAWAEVLARSPNADTAGMRAQFVCHWRLAEIAEPGKTSWNLEPWRPVVDDAEMFASSCNPGSPEEPF, encoded by the coding sequence ATGAAAGCGGTGGTGGCCGCGCCGGCGGCCGTGGTTGTCGCGCTCCTAGCGGCGGCACCCGCCGTCGGCGATCCCGATGCCGGCGTGTCGAGTTCGACACCGTCTCCGCCGTTTATCGACCACACCGAATGGACGCAGTGGGGTGGTCAGAATCTGACCAGCCTGCGGGTCTTTCCGACGCCATCGGGGCGCGTGGCCTCACGACGGCCCGCAATAACTGCGGCCGTCGACGAGGCCTGGGCCGAGGTGCTCGCCCGCTCACCGAACGCCGACACCGCCGGCATGCGCGCACAGTTCGTCTGCCATTGGCGGCTCGCCGAAATCGCAGAACCCGGCAAGACCAGCTGGAACCTCGAGCCGTGGCGGCCGGTCGTTGACGACGCCGAGATGTTCGCGTCCAGCTGCAACCCAGGTAGCCCAGAAGAACCGTTTTAG
- a CDS encoding SDR family NAD(P)-dependent oxidoreductase — MTTADAPHRVAVITGASSGIGEATARTLAAQGFHVVAVARRADRISALADEIGGTAAVTDVTDDAAVEALARSLSRVDVLVNNAGGAKGLEFVADADLEHWRWMWETNVLGTLRVTRALLPKLIESGDGLVVTVTSIAALETYDGGAGYTAAKHAQGALHRTLRGELLGKPVRLTEIAPGAVETEFSLVRFDGDQQRADAVYQGMTPLVAADIAEVIGFVASRPSHVNLDQIIVRPRDQASATRRANHPDLR; from the coding sequence ATGACGACAGCCGACGCGCCCCACCGGGTTGCGGTAATCACCGGTGCCAGTTCCGGAATCGGCGAGGCAACCGCCAGAACCCTTGCCGCCCAAGGGTTTCACGTGGTTGCGGTGGCACGCCGGGCAGACCGTATCAGCGCCCTGGCCGACGAGATCGGCGGCACAGCCGCTGTGACCGACGTCACCGACGACGCGGCGGTCGAGGCCCTGGCACGCAGCTTGAGTCGGGTTGACGTGCTGGTCAACAACGCCGGTGGCGCAAAGGGGCTGGAATTCGTCGCCGACGCCGACTTGGAGCACTGGCGCTGGATGTGGGAGACCAACGTGCTCGGCACCCTGCGGGTAACCCGCGCGCTGTTGCCCAAGCTGATCGAGTCCGGTGACGGCCTGGTTGTCACCGTCACCTCGATCGCCGCGCTGGAGACCTACGACGGCGGCGCCGGCTACACCGCGGCAAAGCATGCGCAGGGGGCGTTGCACCGCACGCTGCGCGGCGAGCTGCTGGGAAAGCCGGTGCGGCTCACCGAGATCGCCCCGGGCGCGGTCGAGACCGAGTTCTCCCTGGTCCGTTTCGACGGCGACCAACAACGCGCGGACGCGGTGTATCAGGGCATGACACCGCTGGTGGCCGCCGACATCGCCGAGGTGATCGGGTTCGTAGCGTCGCGGCCTTCGCACGTCAACCTGGACCAGATCATCGTCCGGCCGCGCGACCAGGCGTCAGCGACCCGTCGGGCTAACCACCCGGACCTGAGGTAG